TGTGACGTTCGATCGGCACTACGGAGAGTTGATTTTCCGGCAGGGCTATCGGCCGCCCGGCGGCGTGGTCTTTCTCCGCTGGCGGCAGTTCAGCCCGGAAGAACCCGGCAGGTATCTCGTGGAGCTTCTCAAGAGCGAGGCAATCGATTTCTCGAACGCCCTGACCGTGATCGACAAAGACACCATCCGCCAGCGCAGATACGCGCCATAGCCGTAGGATGGGCTTCAGCCCATGCCGAACCGGACCGAAAAATACCGGGGACAGCCACCTATTATGATGCAC
The Anaerobaca lacustris DNA segment above includes these coding regions:
- a CDS encoding DUF5615 family PIN-like protein, which encodes MKLLANENFPLKSADVLRAAGFDTKVVGVEFAGITDREVMEIAVREGRTIVTFDRHYGELIFRQGYRPPGGVVFLRWRQFSPEEPGRYLVELLKSEAIDFSNALTVIDKDTIRQRRYAP